Proteins found in one Triticum urartu cultivar G1812 chromosome 4, Tu2.1, whole genome shotgun sequence genomic segment:
- the LOC125552727 gene encoding exocyst complex component SEC15A-like — MADQPKKRAIVDSGDGGLGMGLAAFIANGEDLGPMIRHGFDSGKPEALTHSLRSIVKKKEVEIEELCRLHYEDFILAVDELRGVMVDAEELKSMLSGENSHLQEASSALLLKLDKLLELYSVKKNVGEAMTILKICVKVITLCMACNNYIAEAKFHPALKTLDLIEHGYLQNIPVKIIKKVVGRQIPLIKLHIEKKACGEFNDWLVHIRRMSKQIGQVSISHASLACQKEEEMRARQREAEEHGHAGPDQHMYTLDAENTDEETALDFDLTPVYRTHHIHVRLGIGEKFRDYYYKNRQMQLSLDMQISTSQPFLESHQPFLAQVAGFFIVEQRVLRTAERLLTESQVEATWETAVAKMTSLLESQFSRIGTASHLLLIKDYITLMAAVLRKYGYQTTPLINILSRSRDKYHQLLLSECRRQVDDILANDSYEQMVIKKEYEYNMNVTAFHLEPSEVIPEFPYVAPFSSSVPEVCRVVRSFVEDSVSYLSYGGDMNLYEVVKAYLDRLLIEVLNDCLLNRMYARSLAMSQMMQLAGNISVLEHACDLYLLHCAQQCGIPKRVAERSRATLTARAVLKASQNAAYNALINMANSKIDDFMVLLDDVNWIVEETPDNANDYMNEVLIYLETLVSTASEILPLEALYKVVSGAVGHISDSIMTTLLSDGVKRLTMSAVLGLDMDLKMLEAFADEKFHITGLADMGKETTFRDCLVEIRQLVNLLSSSQPENFMNPVIRGKNYGSLDYKKVSIIVDKFKDSADGLFGSLSNRNTKQNARTRSLDVLKRRLKDFGH, encoded by the coding sequence ATGGCTGACCAGCCAAAGAAGAGAGCTATCGTGGACAGCGGCGATGGAGGCCTCGGCATGGGCCTTGCCGCGTTCATTGCAAACGGCGAGGATCTGGGCCCCATGATCCGGCACGGGTTTGATTCCGGCAAGCCAGAAGCCCTCACGCATAGCCTCAGGAGCATCGTGAAGAAGAAAGAGGTTGAGATCGAAGAGCTATGCAGGCTTCACTATGAGGATTTCATCCTCGCCGTCGACGAGTTGCGCGGTGTGATGGTCGACGCCGAGGAGCTCAAGAGCATGTTGTCCGGTGAGAACTCGCACCTGCAGGAGGCGTCGAGTGCCCTGCTGCTGAAGCTTGACAAACTTCTTGAGTTGTATTCAGTCAAGAAAAACGTGGGAGAGGCCATGACGATATTGAAGATCTGCGTCAAAGTCATTACCCTGTGCATGGCGTGCAACAATTACATTGCCGAAGCTAAGTTCCATCCTGCGCTCAAGACTCTGGATTTGATTGAGCATGGATACCTGCAAAACATTCCTGTGAAGATCATTAAAAAGGTGGTTGGGAGACAGATACCGTTGATAAAGCTGCACATCGAGAAGAAAGCCTGTGGCGAGTTCAATGATTGGCTTGTTCATATCAGAAGGATGTCCAAGCAGATCGGGCAGGTGTCGATAAGTCACGCCTCTTTGGCTTGCCAAAAAGAGGAGGAAATGCGTGCGCGGCAGAGAGAGGCTGAAGAGCATGGCCATGCTGGACCAGATCAGCACATGTATACCTTGGATGCAGAGAATACAGATGAGGAAACAGCACTAGATTTTGATCTCACACCTGTTTATCGAACGCATCACATCCATGTGCGCCTCGGTATTGGAGAGAAGTTCAGAGATTATTACTACAAGAACAGGCAGATGCAACTCAGCCTGGATATGCAAATTTCCACTTCGCAACCGTTCCTCGAGTCCCATCAGCCCTTCCTTGCACAGGTAGCTGGGTTTTTTATTGTTGAACAACGCGTCCTTCGAACTGCAGAGAGATTGCTGACCGAGAGCCAAGTCGAAGCAACATGGGAAACAGCCGTTGCCAAGATGACATCTCTACTGGAGAGCCAGTTTTCTCGCATCGGCACGGCCAGCCACCTCCTCCTCATAAAAGATTATATCACTCTTATGGCTGCAGTTCTAAGGAAGTATGGTTACCAAACCACACCATTGATCAATATTCTTTCGAGAAGCCGGGACAAGTACCACCAACTGCTTCTTTCCGAGTGCCGGAGGCAGGTAGATGATATCCTTGCTAATGACTCGTACGAGCAGATGGTTATAAAGAAGGAATACGAGTACAACATGAATGTCACAGCATTTCATCTGGAGCCAAGTGAGGTGATCCCGGAGTTTCCATATGTGGCGCCATTCTCCTCTTCTGTTCCAGAAGTTTGTCGCGTTGTCCGGTCCTTCGTTGAGGATTCTGTGAGCTATTTGTCTTATGGTGGTGACATGAACCTTTATGAAGTGGTGAAAGCTTACCTAGACAGGCTATTGATTGAGGTATTGAACGACTGCCTTCTCAACAGGATGTATGCTCGCTCATTGGCCATGTCACAGATGATGCAACTAGCAGGAAATATCTCTGTTCTGGAGCATGCTTGTGATCTGTACCTCTTGCACTGTGCCCAGCAGTGCGGCATCCCCAAGCGCGTCGCGGAGAGGTCTCGCGCTACTTTGACTGCTCGAGCCGTGCTAAAAGCCTCGCAGAACGCAGCATATAATGCCTTAATAAACATGGCCAATTCCAAGATCGATGATTTTATGGTGCTCTTGGACGACGTCAACTGGATAGTGGAAGAAACACCGGACAATGCCAATGACTACATGAACGAGGTTCTTATTTATCTTGAAACACTAGTATCAACGGCTTCGGAGATTTTACCACTTGAAGCTCTGTACAAGGTTGTCTCTGGTGCAGTGGGCCACATCTCGGACTCGATAATGACAACGCTTCTGAGCGACGGCGTGAAAAGGTTAACGATGAGTGCCGTTTTAGGCCTCGACATGGACCTGAAGATGCTGGAGGCATTTGCTGACGAGAAATTCCACATCACCGGGCTGGCAGATATGGGGAAGGAAACGACGTTCAGGGATTGCTTGGTTGAGATAAGGCAGCTCGTCAACCTTCTGTCGAGCAGCCAGCCTGAGAACTTCATGAATCCGGTGATACGGGGGAAGAACTACGGATCGCTGGACTACAAGAAGGTTTCCATCATTGTCGACAAGTTCAAGGACTCGGCAGACGGGCTGTTTGGAAGCCTTTCCAACCGCAACACGAAGCAGAATGCTCGCACGAGGTCCTTGGATGTTTTGAAGAGGAGGCTCAAGGATTTTGGCCATTGA